The following coding sequences are from one Nonlabens arenilitoris window:
- a CDS encoding PhoH family protein produces MNELIIDLSESNPREFFGVRNKNLAFLKQHFPKLKIVARGSTMKVFGDEEQLTEFDKRIQMMLEHYGKYNTMDENIMERVLTSNSREDYDNGKGSGDTLVHGVSGKIIKAKTPNQRKLVELCKKNDMVFAIGPAGTGKTYMGVAMAVKALKEKQVRRIIMTRPAVEAGENLGFLPGDLKEKLDPYMQPIYDALRDMIPGEKLSSYIEKGIIQIAPLAFMRGRTLDGAFVILDEAQNTTHAQMKMFLTRMGKDAKFFITGDPGQIDLPRRVISGLKEALLILKDVDGVGMMYLDDKDVVRHRLVKKVIAAYKDIENRN; encoded by the coding sequence TTGAACGAACTTATCATTGATCTGTCAGAATCTAATCCTAGAGAGTTTTTTGGGGTAAGAAATAAAAATTTAGCTTTTTTAAAACAACATTTTCCCAAACTTAAAATTGTTGCCCGAGGTAGCACGATGAAGGTTTTTGGAGATGAGGAACAGCTCACAGAATTTGATAAACGCATCCAGATGATGCTAGAACACTATGGAAAATATAATACCATGGATGAAAATATTATGGAAAGAGTCTTAACCAGTAATAGTAGAGAAGACTATGATAATGGAAAAGGTAGTGGTGATACCTTAGTACATGGTGTTAGTGGTAAAATAATTAAGGCCAAAACACCTAATCAGCGTAAACTGGTAGAATTATGTAAAAAGAATGATATGGTTTTTGCCATAGGTCCAGCCGGTACCGGTAAAACATATATGGGAGTTGCTATGGCTGTAAAAGCGCTTAAGGAAAAGCAAGTGCGACGCATTATTATGACCAGACCAGCAGTTGAAGCAGGCGAGAACCTAGGGTTTTTACCAGGTGATCTTAAAGAAAAATTAGATCCTTACATGCAGCCTATCTATGATGCATTGCGCGATATGATACCTGGAGAGAAACTATCAAGTTATATAGAAAAAGGAATTATTCAAATCGCTCCATTAGCGTTTATGAGAGGTAGAACACTTGATGGTGCTTTTGTTATATTAGATGAAGCCCAAAACACAACTCATGCACAAATGAAGATGTTCTTAACACGTATGGGAAAAGACGCAAAGTTTTTCATTACCGGTGATCCTGGACAAATTGATTTACCACGACGTGTGATCTCTGGCCTTAAAGAAGCTTTATTAATCCTTAAAGATGTGGATGGAGTAGGTATGATGTACTTAGATGATAAAGATGTTGTACGTCATAGACTGGTTAAGAAGGTAATTGCAGCATATAAAGATATTGAGAATAGAAATTAA
- a CDS encoding phosphoribosylaminoimidazolesuccinocarboxamide synthase, with product MNLPNTITDIDFNFPNQTNVYKGKVRQVYSINDDLLVMVASDRLSAFDVVMPRGIPYKGQILNQIATQMMQATEDLVPNWLLASPDPNVAIGYQCEPFKVEMVIRGYMSGHAAREYKAGRRVLCGVPMPDGMKENDKFPEPIITPATKAEMGDHDEDISREDIISRGIVSEHDYEILEKYTRDLYKRGSQLAKKRGLILVDTKYEFGKTKDGKIVLIDEIHTPDSSRYFYAEGYQERQDKNEPQKQLSKEFVRQWLISHDFQGLEGQTLPEMDDDYILSVSERYIELYEKITGKEFEKSDTSDIKNRIESNVQDWFEANFM from the coding sequence ATGAATTTACCGAATACCATTACAGATATAGATTTTAACTTTCCTAACCAGACTAATGTTTATAAAGGTAAAGTGAGACAAGTTTACAGCATTAACGATGACTTGCTAGTAATGGTAGCCAGTGATAGATTGAGTGCGTTTGATGTAGTAATGCCACGTGGTATACCTTATAAAGGTCAGATACTTAATCAAATAGCGACGCAAATGATGCAGGCGACCGAAGATCTAGTTCCTAACTGGTTGCTAGCTAGCCCAGATCCTAATGTCGCTATAGGTTATCAGTGCGAACCTTTTAAAGTTGAAATGGTGATACGTGGTTATATGAGTGGTCATGCCGCTAGAGAATATAAGGCTGGTCGTAGAGTATTATGTGGTGTGCCTATGCCAGACGGAATGAAGGAAAATGATAAGTTCCCAGAACCTATCATCACACCTGCTACTAAGGCAGAGATGGGAGATCATGATGAAGATATTTCTAGAGAAGACATTATATCTCGAGGAATCGTTAGTGAACACGACTATGAGATTTTAGAAAAGTATACTCGAGATTTGTATAAGCGTGGTAGTCAACTTGCAAAAAAGAGAGGCTTAATACTGGTAGATACAAAGTATGAATTTGGTAAAACTAAAGATGGAAAAATAGTCTTAATAGATGAGATTCACACACCGGATTCTTCACGATACTTTTATGCTGAAGGTTATCAGGAGCGTCAAGATAAAAACGAACCTCAAAAACAATTGAGTAAAGAATTTGTGCGTCAGTGGTTAATTTCTCATGATTTTCAAGGACTAGAAGGACAGACTTTACCAGAGATGGATGATGATTATATACTATCGGTAAGTGAGCGATATATAGAATTATATGAAAAGATCACAGGTAAAGAATTTGAAAAATCAGATACCAGTGATATTAAAAACCGTATTGAGTCTAATGTTCAAGATTGGTTTGAAGCAAACTTTATGTAA
- a CDS encoding flavodoxin family protein, translating to MQKHDFSNLSVVYVNCTLKKSPQHSHTDSLIDVSKEIMIKENVTVESIRFIDHDVASGVYPDMTEHGWDKDEWPTLFNKIINADILIVGTPIWLGEKSSQAQKLIERLYAMSGQTNDKGQYKFYGKVGGCIITGNEDGVKHCAMGILYSLQHVGYSIPPQADCGWIGEVGPGPSYGDTEWQGEKINPPVGFKSDLTNRNTTFMTYNLLHLASMLKSNGGYPSYGNSRAQWDDGKRWEFENPEYR from the coding sequence ATGCAAAAACATGATTTCAGCAACTTAAGTGTTGTATACGTGAATTGTACCTTAAAGAAATCTCCTCAACATAGCCATACGGATTCCTTAATTGATGTCTCTAAAGAGATTATGATAAAAGAAAATGTTACTGTTGAATCCATCAGGTTTATCGACCACGACGTTGCTAGTGGCGTCTATCCAGATATGACAGAACATGGTTGGGATAAGGATGAATGGCCTACCCTATTTAATAAAATTATCAATGCAGATATTCTTATCGTCGGAACTCCAATATGGCTGGGCGAGAAATCATCTCAAGCACAGAAACTTATTGAGCGACTCTATGCTATGAGTGGACAAACAAATGATAAAGGGCAATATAAATTCTATGGTAAAGTAGGTGGTTGTATTATAACGGGTAATGAAGATGGTGTAAAACACTGTGCGATGGGAATTCTATATTCTTTACAACATGTAGGCTACTCTATTCCACCACAAGCAGATTGCGGTTGGATAGGTGAAGTAGGTCCTGGACCTAGTTATGGTGACACAGAATGGCAAGGTGAAAAGATAAATCCACCAGTAGGCTTTAAAAGTGATTTAACTAATAGAAACACAACATTTATGACCTATAACCTATTACATCTAGCCTCTATGCTAAAGTCAAACGGCGGATATCCTAGCTATGGGAATTCTAGAGCTCAATGGGATGATGGAAAGCGATGGGAATTTGAAAACCCAGAATATAGGTAG
- a CDS encoding YitT family protein, whose amino-acid sequence MNPFLANLIVQSTKKFRDKKKFPKGHPSEYRLAKKYHDFVISLKRNFKNFVLIVIGIFSASFGFKGFLLTNDFIDGGATGISLLVAAVTGVPLYLLIIGVNLPFVVLGYKIMGKRFAIKTALAIMGLALCVAVVPFPNVTDDDLLVAIFGGFFLGAGIGLSIRGGAVIDGTEILAIFLSKKFSTTIGDIIILINIIIFSFAAYFLSIEIALYSMITYIAASKTLDFVIEGIEEYIGVTIISSQSNRIKEVLIGKLGRGVTIYKGQGGYAKNGVVKDMDIIYTVITRLELNKLNTEIEKIEPNAFIIMNSIKDIKGGMIKKRPLKS is encoded by the coding sequence ATGAATCCATTTTTAGCAAATCTTATTGTTCAATCGACAAAAAAGTTCAGGGATAAAAAGAAGTTTCCAAAGGGACATCCTTCAGAATACAGATTAGCTAAAAAATATCATGATTTTGTAATCTCTCTAAAACGTAATTTTAAAAACTTTGTTCTTATAGTCATTGGTATATTTTCGGCATCATTCGGCTTTAAAGGCTTTTTACTAACTAACGATTTTATTGATGGTGGCGCTACAGGTATATCACTGCTAGTTGCAGCCGTGACTGGAGTGCCTTTATACCTACTTATTATAGGAGTGAATTTACCATTTGTTGTATTGGGATATAAAATAATGGGTAAACGATTTGCCATTAAAACAGCACTGGCTATTATGGGATTAGCTTTATGCGTTGCTGTCGTGCCTTTCCCTAATGTAACTGATGATGATTTGCTGGTTGCCATTTTTGGAGGTTTCTTTTTAGGTGCAGGAATAGGTTTATCTATAAGAGGTGGCGCGGTTATCGATGGAACAGAAATTCTAGCTATATTTTTAAGTAAAAAATTCTCTACTACCATAGGTGATATAATTATTCTCATTAATATTATTATATTTTCATTTGCTGCTTATTTTTTATCAATAGAAATCGCTCTCTATTCAATGATTACATACATCGCCGCATCTAAAACACTAGATTTTGTTATTGAAGGTATTGAAGAATATATAGGTGTAACCATTATATCATCACAAAGTAATCGCATTAAAGAAGTTCTAATAGGTAAACTAGGCCGTGGAGTTACCATTTATAAAGGGCAAGGCGGATATGCAAAGAATGGAGTCGTTAAAGATATGGATATCATCTATACTGTTATTACACGTCTAGAATTAAATAAACTGAATACTGAAATTGAAAAGATTGAACCTAATGCTTTCATAATCATGAATAGTATAAAAGATATCAAAGGTGGTATGATTAAAAAAAGACCTTTGAAGAGTTAA
- a CDS encoding flavin-containing monooxygenase: MLDYVVIGGAQAGLSIAYHLQEQNKNFLIVDGEEQIGASWLNRWDSLKLFTPTEYNHLPGLKFKAPKNHYPTKFEVANYFKAYVKKFEIPVQFNTLITSVRKNKKTFTIEYKDGIIEAKNVVIATGPFHIPYTPPCHTKASQEILQIHSNYYKNANQLQNGDALVVGGGDSGYQILNEISKDSSRTVYFSGDTTVKSLPQQFLGKTLWWWFTVTGFLKYNKYSWIGKKINSSTQPVIGTDVKEILSRENVIPVGRTRDASDHKIFFEKKKVSTIKNIIWATGYRPNFSWIEGLELDADNYPKNYRGISNIKGLYFMGLPWMYTRGSATLGGVSKDAQFLANYISSNN, encoded by the coding sequence ATGTTGGATTATGTAGTAATTGGTGGCGCACAAGCAGGTTTATCTATAGCATACCATTTACAAGAACAGAATAAAAATTTTTTAATTGTCGATGGCGAGGAGCAAATAGGCGCGTCTTGGTTAAATAGATGGGACTCGCTTAAATTATTTACACCTACAGAATACAATCATTTACCTGGATTAAAATTTAAAGCACCAAAAAATCATTACCCAACAAAATTTGAAGTAGCAAATTATTTTAAAGCTTATGTCAAAAAATTTGAAATACCAGTTCAGTTCAACACATTAATTACGTCTGTTCGCAAAAACAAGAAGACTTTTACAATAGAGTATAAAGATGGAATTATTGAAGCTAAAAATGTAGTTATAGCTACGGGACCTTTTCATATTCCTTACACACCGCCATGTCATACTAAAGCTTCTCAAGAAATACTTCAAATTCACAGTAATTATTATAAAAATGCGAACCAGTTACAAAATGGAGATGCGCTAGTTGTAGGTGGTGGTGATTCTGGATATCAGATTCTGAATGAAATTTCAAAAGATTCTTCTAGAACGGTTTACTTTTCTGGTGATACTACTGTTAAATCTTTACCACAACAGTTTTTAGGTAAAACATTATGGTGGTGGTTTACGGTGACTGGTTTTTTAAAATATAATAAGTATAGCTGGATAGGGAAGAAGATTAACTCATCTACACAACCAGTTATAGGTACAGATGTAAAAGAAATACTTTCAAGAGAAAATGTCATTCCAGTAGGAAGAACTAGAGATGCATCAGATCACAAGATATTCTTTGAAAAAAAGAAAGTTTCTACAATTAAAAATATAATTTGGGCAACTGGTTACCGTCCTAACTTTTCATGGATAGAAGGTCTAGAATTAGATGCAGATAATTATCCTAAAAATTACAGGGGAATCAGTAACATTAAAGGATTATATTTCATGGGATTGCCATGGATGTATACTCGTGGTTCTGCGACTTTAGGAGGTGTGTCTAAAGATGCTCAATTTCTAGCAAACTATATAAGTTCTAACAATTAG